ACCCGCCTTTCGGTGTTGGTGAAGGTACCGCTCTTCTCCGCAAACGAGGCCGCTGGCAGCACCACGTGGGCCAGTTGGGCGGTCTCGGTCAGGAAGATCTCCTGGACCACCAGGAACTCAAGCGAGCGCATCGCCCGTTCCATCAGGGTGGCGTCGGGGTTGGTCATCATTAGGTTCTCGCCCATGATGTACATCGCCCGGATCCGCCCATCGGCGGCGCCCCGAATCATCTCGATGAAGGTCAGTCCGGGTGCCTCGGGCATGGTCAGCTCTCGGCCGGCCTTGGACTGGCGCTGCGCCCAGGCCCGCGCAAACTTGGCGCGCACCGCGGGGTCTGCGACCTGCTGGTAGCCGGGGTAGACATTGGGCAGCGAGCCCATGTCGCACCCTCCCTGCACGTTCACCTGCCCGCGCAGCGGGTTGACCCCGGTAGAGAGACGGCCGATCTGCCCGGTCACCATGGCCAGGTTGGCCAGCGTCTTGACCAGTTCGGTACCGTTGGAGCGCTCCGTGATTCCCATCCCGTAGAGAATGGTAGACGCACCGCGCGGCGGCGCGTTCTCGCCGCCCTCCGCAGCTGTCCGGCGCAGCCCCAGCGCGTAGAGCCGGGCCGCCTCGACGATCTGCTCGGCAGGCACGCCGCACGCCGCCGCCGCGACCTCCGGGGTCCAGGCCTCAAGGTGAACGGCGAGCGCCTCGAACCCCTCGGTGCGCTCGGCAACAAACTCCCTGTCGAGCCACCCGCGGGTCACGATCGCGTTCAGCATCCCCAGGTAGAGCGCGTGGTCGGTACCCTGCGTCGGCCGCAGGTGCAGCGTAGCGTGCCGGGTCAGGCTGATCTTCCTGGGATCAATCACGATCAGCGTCGCCCCGCGCCTCGTCGCCCTGACCACCTCGTAGGAGATGACCGGGTGCGCCTCGCCGGTGTTGGATCCGATAACCAGGATGCAGTCGGTGTCCCTGATCTCTCGGATGCTGTTGGTCATTGCTCCACTTCCGAAGGCGGCGGCCAGACCGGCCACCGAAGGAGCGTGTCAGACCCTGGCGCAGAGGTCCACGTTGTTGGTGCCTATCACCCCCCTCACCAGCTTCTGGAAGACGTAGTTGTCCTCGTTGGTGCACAGTGCCGAACCGATCCCGGCAAAGGCGTCAGGACCCGATTCCCCCACCACCGCGGCCAGGCGGTCGGCAACCAGGTCGAGGGCGATCTCCCAATCCACCTCGACATGCGTTTCCCCAGCCGTGGGCGGGCGGCCCAGCGGGGAGCGGCCCAGCGCCGCGGGCGGAGGCGTGTCAATCAGCCCCAGCGAGTAGGCCAGGTCGCGCCGGATCAGCGGCCGGCGGAGCCGGTCGGGGTGGCCCACGAACCCCAGGCCGAACCGACCCTTGGTGCAGAGGAACTCGCCGTTGGCGGGCGCACCGTAGCCGGACACCGACACGATCTCGCCACCCCGGGTGGCCACCTCGATCCCGCAGCCGGTGCCGCAGTATGGGCAGACCGTGCGGGTACGGGTGAGATCCCACTCACGCCCCTTGCCGATGCGATCCACCGGCACGAGCGCCGCGGTCGGGCAGACCTGGACGCAGTTGCCGCAGAAGGTGCACGGCGTCTCCACGAGCGGGGCATCAAACGGCGTGGCCACGAGCGCTTCAAACCCGCGCTGCGCCACCTCGATGGCGCTGGCGCCCACGACCTCTTCGCAGACGCGCACGCAACGCGTGCACAGGATGCAGTACTGGTGGTCCCGCACGAGAAACGCGTTCTCATCCTGGTACAGCTTACGCGCGATCTCCTTCTCGTGGCTGCTCTCTGAAATACCGAACTCATAGGCATAGCGCTGCAGGTCGCAGGCACCCGCCTTTTCGCAAATGACGCAATTTAGGGGATGGTCGGACAGCAGCAGATCTAGCACCTCGCGCCGCTGCATCGTAAGGCGATCGCTGTGCGTGGTAACCACCATGCCGTCTGCAACGGATAGCCCGCAGCTCGGCATGGACGCGGCATACCCTTCGACCTCCACCAAGCACAGCCGGCAGCCCCCCCAGGCGGTGAGTTCGGGATGATCGCAGAGGCGCGGGACGTCGAAGCCGGCCCCCAGAATTGCCTCTAACACTGTGGCCCCTTCCCTAGCCTCTACACTCTTCCCATTTATGGTCAGGATCGCCATCGCCATCACCTCAAGGCCTCGCACGCCCCGGCCGGACAGTGCCGGTCCTGAACGTGGGCATCATATTCGTCTCGGAAGTACCGAAGCGTTGTCATGACCGGGTTCGGTGCGGTCAGGCCCAGGCCGCACAGCGAAGAGGTACGCACGGTTGTGGCGACCTGCTCGAGCCGATCAACGTCGCCGGAGCGGGCCTCGCCCATTGTGATCCGGGTGAGAATCCCCAGCATCTTGCGGGTCCCGATCCGGCAGGGTATGCACTTGCCGCACGACTCGTCCTGCGTGAAGCTCAGGAAGTAGCGCGCCAGGTCCACCATGCAGGTGGTGTCATCTGCGACCACAAGCCCGCCCGAGCCCATGATGGCGCCGGTCGCCCCCAGGTCCTCGTAGTCCACCGGGGTGTCCAGCAGGGACGCCGGCAGGCACCCTCCGGAGGGGCCTCCGATCTGTACGGCCTTGATCCGGCGTCCGGGGCGCGCTCCACCCCCGATGTTCTCCACCACGTGCCGCAACGAGGTTCCCAACGGCACCTCGACCAGGCCGGTGTTCTGGATGGCGCCGGTCAGGGCGAAGACCTTGGTCCCTCCGCTGCGGGTCGTACCGAGACCGGCATACCAATCAGGGCCCCGCATCACGATCAGCGGAACGGTTGCAA
The nucleotide sequence above comes from bacterium. Encoded proteins:
- the fdhF gene encoding formate dehydrogenase subunit alpha, which encodes MAMAILTINGKSVEAREGATVLEAILGAGFDVPRLCDHPELTAWGGCRLCLVEVEGYAASMPSCGLSVADGMVVTTHSDRLTMQRREVLDLLLSDHPLNCVICEKAGACDLQRYAYEFGISESSHEKEIARKLYQDENAFLVRDHQYCILCTRCVRVCEEVVGASAIEVAQRGFEALVATPFDAPLVETPCTFCGNCVQVCPTAALVPVDRIGKGREWDLTRTRTVCPYCGTGCGIEVATRGGEIVSVSGYGAPANGEFLCTKGRFGLGFVGHPDRLRRPLIRRDLAYSLGLIDTPPPAALGRSPLGRPPTAGETHVEVDWEIALDLVADRLAAVVGESGPDAFAGIGSALCTNEDNYVFQKLVRGVIGTNNVDLCARVUHAPSVAGLAAAFGSGAMTNSIREIRDTDCILVIGSNTGEAHPVISYEVVRATRRGATLIVIDPRKISLTRHATLHLRPTQGTDHALYLGMLNAIVTRGWLDREFVAERTEGFEALAVHLEAWTPEVAAAACGVPAEQIVEAARLYALGLRRTAAEGGENAPPRGASTILYGMGITERSNGTELVKTLANLAMVTGQIGRLSTGVNPLRGQVNVQGGCDMGSLPNVYPGYQQVADPAVRAKFARAWAQRQSKAGRELTMPEAPGLTFIEMIRGAADGRIRAMYIMGENLMMTNPDATLMERAMRSLEFLVVQEIFLTETAQLAHVVLPAASFAEKSGTFTNTERRVQLVRPFTPPPGEARPDWAILCEVGRRLGRRLRRPLRWAYGSAAEVMREVAALCSIFGGITHERLETVGLQWPCPSLEHPGTLFLHAGQFSRGRGRFHATSPMPPFEPTDDAYPLALSTGRILYHYNGGPMTRRAAPLDWREPRAYAEIHPDDAARAGVRDGQACLISSRRGSIRVQARVGDVVPPGMIYVPFHFREAAANLLTHADGLDAGAKTPEYKFAAVRLERLRAERSGAAGGSHPPPE